A single genomic interval of Camelina sativa cultivar DH55 chromosome 11, Cs, whole genome shotgun sequence harbors:
- the LOC104723821 gene encoding purple acid phosphatase 23-like — translation MTMNMPLLMMIALITSMSLLLASGEPIATTLDGPFKPLTRRFDPSLRRGSDDLPMDHPRLRKRNVSSDFPEQIALALSTPTSMWVSWVTGDAVVGKDVKPLDPSSVASEVWYGKEKGKYLLKKKGNATVYSQLYPFDGLLNYTSGIIHHVLIDGLEPETKYYYKCGDSSVPAMSQELSFKTLPLPSKEAYPHRIAFVGDLGLTSNTTTTIDHLMENDPSMVIIVGDLTYADQYRTIGGKGVSCFSCSFPDAPIRETYQPRWDARGR, via the exons ATGACCATGAACATGCCTTTACTAATGATGATTGCCCTAATTACCTCAATGTCGTTGTTACTTGCCTCCGGCGAACCGATCGCAACAACTTTAGACGGCCCGTTCAAGCCATTGACCCGCCGGTTCGACCCGTCTCTACGGCGAGGCAGTGACGACTTGCCTATGGACCATCCGAGGCTGAGGAAGAGAAACGTCAGCTCCGATTTCCCAGAACAGATTGCTTTAGCTCTCTCTACTCCAACCTCCATGTGGGTCTCTTGGGTCACTG gtGATGCTGTAGTTGGAAAAGATGTGAAACCGCTTGATCCTAGCTCAGTTGCTAGTGAGGTTTGGTATGGGAAGGAGAAAGGGAAATATTTGCTGAAAAAGAAAGGGAATGCAACAGTATACAGTCAGTTGTATCCCTTTGATGGTCTCCTCAATTACACATCAGGCATCATACACCATGTTCTCATTGATG GTCTTGAACCAGAAACCAAGTACTATTACAAGTGCGGCGACAGCTCTGTTCCTGCAATGAGCCAGGAGCTCTCTTTTAAGACTTTGCCACTGCCAAGCAAAGAAGCATATCCGCATCGAATAGCCTTTGTTGGAGATTTGGGTCTTACCAGtaacacaaccaccaccatTGACCATTTGATGGAAAACGACCCTTCGATGGTTATAATTGTTGGGGACTTAACGTATGCAGACCAGTACCGTACAATTGGTGGCAAAGGAGTTTCATGCTTCTCATGTTCATTTCCCGATGCACCTATTAGGGAGACGTATCAACCTCGCTGGGATGCCAGGGGAAGGTAA